Proteins found in one Sorghum bicolor cultivar BTx623 chromosome 1, Sorghum_bicolor_NCBIv3, whole genome shotgun sequence genomic segment:
- the LOC8063225 gene encoding uncharacterized protein LOC8063225 yields MDKERKQGFFSALKGEVVRGLSPARSRGKSRLLPRSRKTAAAAESVAVAAAPPPEEELAQYAPDPLVAHSGSLRPAGEVLAPLMEGPDVADDDAFAEESGRRDGFGQWVRGHLTRAPLMSGGGAGDGSFRRSDLRLLLGVMGAPLAPVSVSAAEPHLSVKGAPIESSSAQYILQQYLAASGGAKVLRSVRNAYAMGKVRMVASEFETATRVVKNRGSAAAAAVEQGGFVLWRMSPDMWYVELAVGGSKVRAGCNGRLVWRHTPWLGAHAAKGPVRPLRRALQGLDPLSTAGLFAEARCVGEKKVGDEDCFILKLSADAETLRQRSEGPAEIIRHVLFGYFSQRTGLLVHVEDSHLTRIQPHAGGDAVYWETTISSFLEDYRAVDDGGVVIAHAGRSAVTLFRFGEMAMSHTKTRMEEAWTIQEAAFNVPGLSTDCFIPPADIRRGGDSVGSEPCGGKAGAVHPARVVVDRVHHPRRDADKIHWTVEM; encoded by the exons ATGGACAAGGAGAGGAAGCAGGGTTTCTTTTCGGCGCTCAAGGGGGAGGTCGTGCGAGGCCTCTCCCCGGCGAGGTCCCGGGGGAAGTCGCGGCTGCTTCCGCGCAGCCgcaagacggcggcggcggcggagtccgtggcggtggcggcagcgccgccgccggaggagGAGCTCGCCCAGTACGCGCCGGACCCGCTCGTCGCCCACTCCGGCAGCCTGCGGCCTGCCGGCGAGGTCCTGGCGCCGCTCATGGAGGGCCCCGAcgtcgccgacgacgacgcgtTCGCCGAGGAGTCCGGACGGCGAGACGGGTTCGGCCAGTGGGTCCGCGGCCACCTGACCCGTGCCCCGCTGatgtccggcggcggcgctggcgaCGGGTCGTTTCGGCGCTCCGacctccgcctcctcctcggCGTCATGGGCGCGCCGCTCGCGCCCGTCTCGGTCTCCGCCGCCGAGCCGCATCTCTCCGTCAAGGGCGCCCCCATT GAATCCTCGTCGGCGCAGTACATCCTGCAGCAGTACCTGGCGGCGTCGGGCGGCGCCAAGGTGCTGCGGTCGGTGCGGAACGCGTACGCCATGGGGAAGGTGCGGATGGTGGCGTCGGAGTTCGAGACGGCCACGCGCGTCGTCAAGAACCGgggctccgccgccgccgccgccgtggagcaAGGCGGGTTCGTGCTCTGGCGGATGTCCCCGGACATGTGGTACGTGGAGCTCGCCGTGGGCGGCAGCAAGGTCCGCGCCGGATGCAACGGCCGCCTCGTGTGGCGCCACACGCCGTGGCTCGGCGCGCACGCCGCCAAGGGCCCCGTCCGCCCGCTCCGCCGCGCCCTCCAG GGCCTGGATCCGCTGTCGACGGCGGGGCTGTTCGCGGAGGCGCGGTGCGTGGGGGAGAAGAAGGTGGGCGACGAGGACTGCTTCATCCTTAAGCTGTCGGCGGACGCGGAGACGCTGCGGCAGCGGAGCGAGGGCCCGGCGGAGATCATCCGGCACGTGCTGTTCGGCTACTTCAGCCAGCGGACGGGCCTGCTGGTGCACGTGGAGGACTCGCACCTGACCCGCATCCAGCCGCACGCCGGCGGCGACGCCGTGTACTGGGAGACCACCATCAGCTCGTTCCTGGAGGACTACCGCGCCGTGGACGACGGCGGCGTGGTCATCGCGCACGCGGGGCGGTCCGCCGTCACGCTGTTCCGGTTCGGCGAGATGGCCATGAGCCACACCAAGACCCGGATGGAGGAGGCCTGGACCATCCAGGAGGCCGCATTCAACGTGCCGGGACTCTCCACCGACTGCTTCATCCCGCCCGCCGACATCCGCCGCGGCGGCGACTCCGTGGGCAGCGAGCCCTGCGGCGGCAAGGCCGGCGCCGTGCACCCGGCGCGCGTCGTCGTGGACCGCGTGCACCACCCGCGGCGCGACGCGGACAAGATCCACTGGACGGTGGAGATGTGA